The segment TCTCGCGATAACGCCCCGCGCCGCGGACGAACCCGGGCGGGACAAACCCGGACTTGACAAACCCGGGCGTCCGGCGTCACCTTTCCGCGTGTCCTTCCTCGACGACGTGCGTCGCTCTCTCGACCGGCCGGAGGGCTCCTCGTGGGCGCTCTCCGGCCTCGGCGCGCATCGAAAGACGCTGCTCGACGCGCTCGAGGCCCTCGAGGCGCGCGGCGAGCCCGAGGAGAAGATCGAGCGGCTGCACGACGTCTGGTCCGACAAGCTCGGGGCGTTCGTCCAGGAAATGCAGCGGTTGCTGGAGGGCGGCCTCGCGTTTGGCGCGAGCACCGAGGAGATCCACGCGCTCGTCGACGTCGCGCTCCGCCGCCGGCTTGGTTTGTCCGACACGGCCGGCTCTCGCGTCCGGGATCGCGAGATCGATCGCCTCTCCAGCGAGGTCCTCTTTTCCATTCAGCGGCCCGAGCGCGCCCCGAGCCTCTGGCCCGAGCGGTATGCCTTCGAGTTGCGGGCATTGCGGCGCGCCGAGGGCGAGACGCTGCTCACGCCCATTGGCCGGCTCGTCCTCGGCCTCCCCGAGCGGGACGCCGTCCGGTGGCTGCTCGCCGTCGAGGTCGCGTTATCACGCGGGCCCTCGGATCCCTGGCGCATTTCTCGTTCTGCGGCGGCGCGCCTCGTCGAGAGCAAGCGGCTCCGCGTCTTCTGGTACGGCAGCGAGACCTGGCCAGCGCACCCGCAATCGCTCGATCGCCTCGCCGCGCTTGGCCTGCTTTCGTTCGAGGACGAGGCCGAGGAGGCGCTCACCACCTACGAGCTCACCGAGAATGGCGCCGAGCTGCTCGCCGAGGTCGCCTCGGGGGAGACGCCCATGGTCCTGCTCGCCGGCGCGCTCATCCAGGACGAGACGGCCGCCGTCCTCGGCCGCATTCGCGCCGCCACGGCATTGATCCAGCGCGAGAGCGCGGCGTTCGCCATGACCCGGCACGCGCGCATGGTCGCGCACGAGATTCGTAATGCCCTCGTCCCCGTGCGTGAGGCCATCGACGACCTCTTCGCGGCATTACAACACGAAGGCCGCGGGCGGCTCGTGGATCGCCACGGCGCCACCATCACGGGCGGCGTCGACCGCATCTTCCGGTTCATGACCGAGATGGCCCAGGTCGTCGAGCGCGCGGGCCCTCCGCCCGAGCCCTTCGACGTCGCGGCGGCCATCGAGGACGCGCTCGCCGCGCTCGCCGAGGAGCTCGGCCGCGTGGCCCATTTCGATCGCCCTCGATATCTGCCGCCCGTCCGGGGCCGGCGCGACCGGTTCGTCCTGGCCATCGTCGATTTGCTCCGCAATGCCGCGCGCGCCCGCGATGACCGGCCCGCGACGATCCGCGTCTCGGCCGGGCTCGACGGGGACGGCGCGATCGTGGTCACCGTCGACGATGATGGCCCCGGGGTCCCGCCCGAGTATCGAAGGGCGATCTTCGCGCCGGGGTTCTCCCTTCGGCCGGGCGGGACGGGGCAGGGGCTCGCGCTCGTGCGGGAGGTCGCGCGGGCGGAGCTCGGGGGCGAGGCCCATTGCGAGGAGAGCCCGCTCGGCGGGGCTCGATTCGTGCTCCGCCTGCCCGCCGACGCCGGAAGGAGCGCCGCGTGAGACCGATGGGCCGCATCTTGATCATCGACGACGACCCGAGCTTTCTGCAGCTCTATCGGGCGCGGCTCGGCAGCGAGGGGTATCTCGTGGAGACCGCGGACGAGGTGGAAAAGGCGCTCGCGCGGCTCGACCAGGGCGGCTGGGACGTCGTGCTCGTCGATCAGAAGCTCGACGGCAAGGCGGGCCCGGACACCGGCCTCGACCTCGTCTCCGAGGTCTCGCGCCGCGCGCCGCTCGCGAAGACCATCCTCGTCACGGGGTATGCCACCGAGGCCGCGGTGACGCGCGCCTTCCAGGACGGCGCCTACGATTACCTCGAAAAGGGCCCGATCTTCCGCGTCCTCTTGCTGGCGAAACTACGCAATGCGCTCGAGGCCGTGCGGGCGCACCATTTTGGCGAGCTCTCCTCGGACGAGGCCGAGGCGGCCATTCGTGACACCTGGGCCGCGGCCGAGAGCGAGACGGACCCGAACCGCAAGGGCAAGCTGCTCGAGGACCTCATGGTCCTCGTCTTCAAGACGATCCCCGGCTTTCGCCACGCCTCGGCCCGGCGCCGCAACGAGGACGAGGAGATCGACCTCGTCATTCGCAACGAGTCCACCGATCCTTTCTGGGTGAACGAGCGCACCTCGTACATCCTCGCCGAATGCAAGAACTGGACGCGGCCCGTGGGCGCCACGGAGATCCGCAGCTTCTTGTGGAAGCTCTCGCGCAAGTTCAATCGCTCGCGCCTCGGCCTCTTCATCGCGCCGGGCGGCTTCTCCGCGCCGCTCCGCAGCGATCTGCACGGCGAGCGCCGGGACGATTACCTCGTCCTGCTCATCGGCAAGGCCGACCTGCGCGAGCTCGTCCTCGCGCCGGACCGGAATGCATTCATGAAGAAGCTGCACGAGCGGGCCGTGCTCGAGTTGCACGGCGAGGCGCGCTGACGGCCTCTCAGCGCTTGCGCGCGCCGAAGAGGCTCCGCAGGGCCTCGGCCAGGGTCGGGTAGGTGCGGCGCGATTGCATGTCGACGCCGAGGTCCACCATCGTCTTCGCCACGCTCGGCCGGATGCCCGAGAGCAGCCCCGTCGCGCCCACGAGCTCCACGCTGCGCATCACGTTCGAGAGGTGCTGCGCCGCCTCTGCGTCGACCGTGTCCACGCCCGTCAGGTCCAGGATCACCGCGCTCGATTGCCGGCCCACGATCTCCGTGAGCAGCCGCTCGAGGAGCGCGCTCGCGCGGGATTGGTCGATCGCGCCGATCAAGGGCACGACGAGGACGCCCTGCCAGACCTCGATGACCGGGCTCGACAGCCCCACGATGGCCTGCTGCTGCGATTGAATGAGCGCGAGCTGCTCCTCGAGGCGCTGCTGCGCCTTCACGCGCTCGGTGATGTTCTCGGCGATGGAGAAGATGCGCACCACCCGCTCCCCGAAGGCGTCGCGCAGGGGGATGATGTTGTTGCGCCAGTACGTCGGGCCGATCGGAGCCTCGAAGGAGAACTGCTCGCCGGCGAAGGCGCGCCTCGTGAGCGTCGTGAAATCCGGCTGATCGGCGTAGAGCTCATAGAGGTTTTTCCCGACGAGCTCGCCCGGCTGGAGACCGAGATCCACGAGGCCATTGCCGATCGACAGCGTGCACGTGCCGTCCTCGTCCATCGCCCAGATCGCGACCTGCATCGTCCCGATCGCGCGGAGCAGAGCCCTGGCCTCGACGTTCTCCTCCGAAGGCTCGCTCGCGCCGAGGCGCGAGTGTATTTCCCCTGCCATGAGAGCGGATCTAACAGAAGTCTCGGACCGGCACAACCGCGGCGTCGCCGGGTCTCAGAGCGGGTGGATGGGCTCGCGCGCGGCGTTTCGGCCGGCGAGGAAGCCGAAGACGAGGGCGGGGCCGAGCGTGCCGCCGGCGCCCCAGTATCCGCGGCCGGCCGGGGAGGCAATACAATTGCCAGCGCCGAAGAGGCCCGGGATCGCCGACCCGTCGGGGCGGAGCACGCGCCCGTTCGTCCCCGTGATCGGGCCTCCGCAGGTGTCGAGCGTCCCGGCGCCGAGGATCACCGCGTAATAAGGCCCGGTCGTCGAAATCGGGTGCATCGTGCGGTTGCCCGTCACGCTGCGCGACGGCCCTTGCCAGGCATTCTCGAACGACGTCGCGCCGCGCTGGAAATCGAGGTCCACGCCCGCCTGGGCGAAGGCATTGAAGCGCGTGATCGTGTCCTCGAGGTTCGTCACGAAGCTCGGGTCGAGCGTCGCTGTGGGGACGACGGCGCTCGCGGCGAATCGCTGGCCCCGCAGCGCGTCGAGGCGCGCTTCGATCGCCGCGGCGAGCTCCGCGCGTGTATTCGCCTTGATGACGAACGGGGGCAAGCTCCCCGGCGCGGGCACGACGCCGCGCCACGGCCAGGGCGTCGGCTCTTGTGCCACCGCCTCGTCCCAGATCATGAACTGCACGAGGTTCGGCTCGTCGGTGCCGAGCGTCAGGAAATGGCTCTGCGCCCGGACGTGATAGGGCAATTTTTCATTGACGCAGCGACGGCCATATTTGTTGACCAGGATCGTGCTGTCGCCGTAGACACTGAAGGCGATCGCTCCGAGGTTCGTCACGTGACCGTCCTGCGCGGCGGCCTCCTCGACCGAGAGCTGGAAGTAGAAACCATTCGAGAGGTTGCCGATCGCGGCGCCGAGCTTCGAGGCGATGTCCAGAAAATCGCCCTTGCCCGTGGGGACGCTGCCCGTGCCGAAGAGCGGGCCTCGCTGCAATCCGAGCATCTTTCCGCGCGCGTGCGCGAAGCCACCCGTCGCGAACACCACGGCGCGCCGCGCCTTCGCTCGCTTGCGCGCGCCGTTGTGATCGATGTCCACCCCGACCACCTCGCCATTTTGCTTCTGGAGCACGTCCACGACCCGGTGGCCCGTGCGAATGGGCACGTTCCTCGCGTCGAGCCAGTCGATCATCGATTGCGTCAGGAGGAATCCGGGCCAGCCGACGAGCCCCGGCGGCGCATTGCCGAGCACGCGTCCATACGGCGATACGTTCTCGGGCAGGCCGGCGTGATAGTCCGGGTCCGAGATCGGGCTCGGCGAGAAGCCGAACCCCGGGTAGATGTAAGGATAGAGGGCGCCGAGCTGGGTGAGCTCGTCGATCACGTCGGAGCCGTTGTCGTAGAACGCCGTGAGGAGGTCGTATTCGCGCTTCGGCAGCCCGAGCCACGTCGCCGCGGGGTCGTAGAGCGACGGATAGGAGAGGCGCGCCATGAGCTTCAGCGCGTCGTCGCGGGGATCGGTGAGCCCCTGGGCCCGCATGAGCGAGTTGTTCGGGATCCAGAACGCGCCGCCCGATATCGAGGCCGTCCCCCCTGGCTGCGAGCCCGCCTCCAGCAGCAAGACCGATCGGCCCTCGTGAACGGCCGCCACGGCCGCCGCGAGCGCCGCGCCGCCAGCCCCGACGATTACCACGTCCGCATCATAGTGCCATGTCATGCAAGTGCTCCCTTTTCGAGGAACGGGTCAAGGATCCGGCTACCATTGACCAATCTAACCGAATCCGTCCCCTCGGTATGTGAAATGACGCCCGGAGAGCACGATTCCGTCCGCTTGGCCAATTTGTGCCAGGTGTGCGCGCCCGGGAGCGGCGGCGGCGCCAGGGGCTCTTCGGAGACCCTCGCAGAAAGCCGCGTCTCCCCGCCTGGAACGCCCCTTGCCGTGCTCGTGGTCGAGGTGCCCATGGCCAGGTCGAATCACGTCGGAAAAATCTTGCGTCACGTCCTCGCTCTGTCGATCGCGCCCGCCGCCGTCGCCTGTGGAATCGACACCAGCGGCTTCGAGCCCCTCGTTTGCGGGCCGGCCGACGGAACTCGTTATCTGTCGGACCTGCGTCCGTCCGAGGAGCTCGATTACATGGAGCTCGTGGACATCGGCGAGGGAGGGATCGGCGAGCGGCGCCCGATCGACTCCTTCGGGGAGAAGTGTGGCTCCGCGACCGACGCGGCCGCATGCGAGGCCGCGATCGACGCCGCCTCGTCCATGCAAGGCTTCCGGCTCGGCGACTGCGTCGATTTCTGTCCGCGCCACGTCCTCGTCACGAACGCCGCCGACGCGGTCGACGTCCTCGATACGAAAGAGGCCGTGCTCGCCTTGATCCGGCCCATCGATTCAGAAGGCGAAGCCGTGCTCGCGGCCTCGCTCGCGGGGTATCGCATTCCCTGCAACGACTCGGACGAGGGCGGCGTCCGGGCCGCGAGCTCGGGCTTCGAGGTCCTCGGCACGAAATACACCGCGGTCTGCGACCCGATCGAGCGCACCCTCTACCGCCTCGCCGTCGACGCGGACGGCAACGTCACGGAGGTCGAATCCGCCGTCATCGAGTCGGAGGCCGGCGCTTGTATCGGCCGGCGCCCCGCGGGGCTCGCGCGCCGCAAGGCCCGCGGCTCGACCCGCGTCGGCGCTTATCTCGCGAGCGTCGCTCACCTCGAAGCGGCGAGCGTGGACGCCTTCGGGGCTCTCGCCGCGGAGCTCTCGCACCACGGCGCCCCGCGCGCGCTCGTCGAGCGCGCCGAAATCGCGCGGCGCGACGAGGTCCGGCACGCGCGGGTGATGCGCAGGCTCGCCTCCCGTCACGGCGGTCGATTCCGCGCCCCCTCGGTGGCGAAACAAGCGTCGCGGTCGCTCGAGGCGATTGCGCTCGACAATGCGGTCGAGGGCTGCGTGCGCGAGACCTTCGGCGCGCTCGTCGGGATGTGGCAGGCGCGCGCCGCGAAGGATCCCGCCGTCCGCCGCGCCATGCGCCGGATCGCGCTCGACGAGGCCCGGCATGCCTCGCTCGCGTGGGCCATCGACGAATGGATTCGCCCGCGGCTCGACGCGGCGGCGCGGGCGCGTATCGAGGCCGCGCGCCTCGCGACGCTCGACGCCGTCGCTGCCGAGGCCCGCGCCGGGAATGCCCCCGAGCTCGTGACGACCCTTGGCTTGCCCGACGGAGCCGCGGGCGAGCGGCTCGCTCGGCATTTCAAGGATGCCGTCCTCGCGCTCTCGGCGTGAAGTGATGACCGATGGGCTCGCGGGGGCGCTTCGCGGGCTTAGATTTCCTGGGCAGGCGCGGCATCCCTCCGCGTTTGCCCAGGAGGTCACCATGCAACGAATTGCCAGGACGCTCGGCGCCGCCATCGTCGCGGGCGGGTGCGCCTCCCTCCCCGCGGCGGCCCAGCACGATATCGGCGGACGGATGGATTTCCTGCCGGCCGCCCGGGAGGTCAATCGTGTCGCCGAGCCCCCGGCTGGAAAGACGGTGGTGATCGCGGGCGCGACGCTCTTCGACGGGCGAGGCGCGCCGCCCGTGCGAGACGCGGTGGTGGTCGTCCGGGGCGGGCGTATCCTCGCCGTCGGCCCGCGCGACTCCGTGGAAATACCTGCCGGCGCGGAGATCGTCGATGCGGCGGGACAATCCGTCTTGCCAGGCCTCGTCGACGCGCATTTTCACCTCGACGGCGACATCCCCCTGCCGGCGCTTTTCCTTCGGCGCGGCGTGACCTCGCTGCGCGATCCGGGCGCCTGGATCGAGGGTTACGACCCGGTGCGCGCCTCGGCCGCCCCGATTCCGCGCCTCTTTCTGACGGGGCCGCACCTCGACGCGCCGCCGCCCGCCCATCCGAGCGAGGCGCTGCTCGTCCTTGATCCCGCCGAGGCGCGCGTCGCGGTGCATCGCCTCGCGGATCGGGGCGCGTCGGCCATCAAGATTTATTATCGACTGCCGCTCGGCACGATCCGGGCCGTCAACGAGGCCGCTCACGAGCGGGGCCTCATCACCATGGCGCACCTCGAAATCGTGGACGCGGCCGACGCCGTGCGCGCCGGGACCGACGGCATCGAGCACGTCACCTCGTTCGGGACGGCGATCGCCGCGCCTCGAGAGGCCGAGGCGTTCCGGCAGGCCGTCCTCGCGGACAACGCCGCCCGCGGCCCGGGTCGTTATGCGCTCTGGAGCGACGTCGATCTCGATTCTCCGCGCGTGAAGGCGGTCCTCGACCTGCTCGCGTCCGAGGGTACGTTCTTCACGCCCACGCTCGCCGTCTACGAGCGGCGCCCGGGCGATCCCGGCACGAGCGAGGTCGAGGCCCGGGCGTTCTCGAAGATGCTCGCCTTCGTGGGTCGCGCGCGCGGCGCCGGCGTGCGTATCGCGGTCGGCTCCCATTCCGCGGTGCCACACGCCGAGCGCGGAGATGCATACTTCCGCGAAATGGAGCTCTTGCACGAGGCGGGCCTCCCTCGCGGCGAGGTCATCGCGGCCGCCACCCTGGAGACCGCGAGGTTTTTGCGGATCCAGGATCGGCTGGGCAGCCTCGAGCCTGGCAAGATCGCCGATTTGATCCTCGTCGGCGGCGACCCCGGGGAGGGCCTCTCCGCCCTGCGCGACGTCCGCCGGGTCATGCTGAACGGGGTGTGGGTCGCGCCGCGTTGAGCCCGGTCGCCGCTCGCGCTGCGAGGCCTTCGCCTCGCTCTCGACTTCGTGTACAATCCCCCGCATGCGCGGCGCCATCCTCTTCAACGGCAATGCGGAGTCCGACGAATGGCTCGTCCGGGCCGCGGCCCCCTTCCTCGCGACGTCCCGCCACAAGGACCCGGCCGTCGCCGCGGCGCGGCGCACCCTGCTCGTCACGGCGGGCTGGGCCGAGCACGAGTACGACGAGGGGCACGTCAAGCGCGCCCTCAACGCCGCGGGGTTCCCCTCGGCCTTCGAGCACGGCTTCGATCGCGCCCACGAGAACCTCTCGCTGCTCAATGAGCTCGACGGCGTCCTCGCCGAGGCCCCCGAGCTCGCCGAGGCCTTCCGCGAGCTGCGCCGCGCCGAGGCCACCGCGCGCAGGTTTTACCTCGAGCACAACGCCCACACGATCGACCTCTTCCGTCGCACGCTGCGCGAGGCCAAAGCCGAGGCGCCCGATACCGACCTCCAGAGCTTGCTCGCCGACATGACGCACCCCACGGGCCCGCGCGCGCTCGCCCGCCACGCCCTCGCGCGTGAGCTCCGGCGCGCCTTCCACACGCTCGAATCGAACGACGACCACCTCTTCGAGCTCTTCGGCGATATCGAGCGCCGCGCCTTCGACGCCGCCGGCGCCCTCTATCACCCGGCGTTTCGCGCCGCCAAGGAGCGGCTCGAGGCGCGGATCCTCTCCGCCAGCAACATCTTCCTCTTCGGCGGCCGGCTCGATCTCCTGCTCGGCGCGCTCCGCTTCTTCCGCCTCCGCGACGTCTTCGTCGAGGCCCTGCGCCGCGGCGCTCAGATCGTCGCCGTCTCCGCGGGCGCCATGGTCCTCTGCGAGCGTGTCATCGTCTACGACGACTTCGCCGAGACCCCGCGCGATTTCCAGCTCTACGACCGCGGCCTCGGCATCGTGCAGGACCTCCAGGTCTTCCCGCATTGCATGGAGCGCATTCAAACGGACGACATCGACAACCTCGCCTACCTCGCGCGGAGGTTCCGCCATCACGCGTGTGTCGGCTTGAACCAGCGCTCGCTCCTTTTGCTCGACCTCGCGCCGCGCCGGGCCGTGAGCGTCGGCGTGGGCGACGGCGTCTACGTCTTCGGGCCCGACGGGAGGAAACGTTGCCGTCGGGCGGGTGAGGAGGTCCCGATCTCGTGAATGGCACGGACGTAGGAAAAAGCCGGGTCTTCGCTCTCCTCGGCCACTGGTTCACCGTCGCCCCGGTCGCGCGGCACACGCTCGCGCCGCGCCGCGTCTCCGCTTCGGTCCCCTTTCGATGGACGGTCCCGGACGCGAAATACGGGGAGGTCCGCCTCTCGGGCCGCCTGCACCACGCGCCCTCGGAGACCCTCCTCGTCGTCGTCCACGGGCTCGGGGGCGACGTCCGCAGCCATTACGTGCTCACGGCTGCCAGCGCCGCCGAGGCGGCCGGCCTCGCCAGCCTGCGCCTGAATTTGCGGGGCTCCGACCGCACGGGCGAGGACATCTACCACGCGGCCATCACCCAGGACCTCCACGCCGCCCTCGCGAGCGCGGAGCTCGCCCGTTATGCGAGGGTCCTCCTCCTCGGTTATTCGCTCGGCGGGCACATCGTCCTCCGCGCCGCGACGGAGAAGGGCCTCGACGCCCGCGTCCGCGCCGTCGCCGCGGTATGCCCCCCGCTCGACCTCTCCGTGGGCGCCCGCGCCATCGACGAGCCCGGGCGGCTCGTGTATCGGCGCCACGTCCTCGCGGCCATCAAGGAGATTTACGCCGAGGTCGCCGCGCGGAAGCCCGTCCCCTTGCCGATCGCCGAGGCGCGCCGCATCGCCACGATCCGCGACTGGGACGAGCACATCGTGGCGCCGCGCTTCGGTTTTCGTGGCGCGGACCATTATTATGGCGAGTCGAGCGTCGCGCCGCGCCTCACTGGAATCGAGGTCCCCTCACTCGTCGTGGCCGCCGAGCACGACCCCATGGTCCCGGCCGATACGCTCCGGCCCGTGCTCTCCGGCGCGCGCCCGCCGCTCGAGGTGCGCTGGATCGATCGCGGCGGGCACGTCGGTTTTCCGGCCCGCGTCGACCTCGGTTTTCCCGGGCCGGGCGGGCTCGAAGATCAGGTCGTCGCGTGGCTGCTCGGCCGCGCGGGCGGTTGAGCGCGGGCGCGGCGGCTCTTTACAGGCACGAGCCCGGCGAATCAATGCCGCAATCGAGACCGCACGGGCAGGGGTTTGAATTCTGGCACGGTTTGTTCTCACAGTCCTCGTCACGCCAGCACTGGGGATACACCGCCTTCAGCTTGCAACTGTACGCGACGCATACATGCTCCATCGGGCAATCCGTGTCCGTGAGGCAGCAGCCCGACGGCAACGTGCAGCTTTCCGAAATATGCGAGTCTGGGGGGCATTTCCACGTGCCTGAATGACACGTGGGGTCCTTCACGAGGGCGGGAGAGCAAAATTCCCAGCAGATCGGCGGTTCACTCCCCGCGCACGTATTGCTGCCGCCCGCGCCACTGCTGCTTGCGCTGCTGCTGCTGGCGCTGCTCCCGCCGCCCTTGCCGCCCTCCCCGCCACTTCCCCCCGCGCCGACCACGCCGCTGTTGTTCCCGGTGCCTCCTTCCCCTGCGCCGGCGCCCCCTTCGCCCCCGGTCCCCGGCGGTGGCTGGTAATCGCCGAGCGTGCAAGCGGCGAAGAACGAGCTGACGATCACGATCGAAACAAAGCCAAGTCGATGGTTCATGCCATCGATGGTATCACGGAATGGCGAACGACCAGAGCACCGTGATCGGCTTTCCCTCGAACGGCTGCACGTGCACCTGCCGGAACACCCGATCCACGCACGCCCCGACCTTCGTCCCCACGAATCGCTCGTCGAGCGAGACGGCCGAGACCGTCCCGCGCGGGTCGAGCACGAGCGCGACCTTGCCGTGGCCCTTCGGCTCGGCGTCGTCTTCGCGCTTGCACGAGGCCGCGAGCACCTTGGCGTGCCCGAGCTTCGAATAGGCCTCCCCGCGCACCACCGACGGCGCCACGGGCCCATCGCTCCGCGGCGTCGCCGTCGGCAACGCCGTCACGGGGCCCGTGAGCCCGGGCTCCACGACGGGCGGCGGGATGCTCTCCGTCTCCCGGAGCAGGTCTTCGAGCGGCTCGGGCAGCTTGGCGTTGTCGCGCTCCTGCTGGACGATGTATTCGTCGAGCTGCCGCACCACGCTCGAATCGAGCGCCGTGGGCTCCTTCGGCGCCGAGGGCGCCGTCTTCGCCTGCAGCGCGAGTGATCCCTGCACGAGCTTCAGCGCCGTGAGCGCCGCCTTCGCCTCGGCCTCGCGCTTTTCGGCCTCCTTTTGCCCCGAGACGGCCCGCTCGCGGTCGGCCTGCGCCTTCGCCTCGCGCGCGAGCGCGAGCGCCGCCTCTGCCTTCGCCCGTGACGTATCCGCCTCGGCCTGCGCGCGCTTCGCCTCAAGGTCGACGTACACCGTCCCCGCCCCGAACGCCACGAGCCCCGCGAGGATGCCCGCCACGGCCACGAGGATCCGGCTCCGCTGCGCCGCCGCGACGCTGGCCGTGTAAAACCGTTTCGCCGCGCCCTCCAATCGGATTCCCCGGATCC is part of the Polyangium spumosum genome and harbors:
- a CDS encoding ATP-binding protein: MRRSLDRPEGSSWALSGLGAHRKTLLDALEALEARGEPEEKIERLHDVWSDKLGAFVQEMQRLLEGGLAFGASTEEIHALVDVALRRRLGLSDTAGSRVRDREIDRLSSEVLFSIQRPERAPSLWPERYAFELRALRRAEGETLLTPIGRLVLGLPERDAVRWLLAVEVALSRGPSDPWRISRSAAARLVESKRLRVFWYGSETWPAHPQSLDRLAALGLLSFEDEAEEALTTYELTENGAELLAEVASGETPMVLLAGALIQDETAAVLGRIRAATALIQRESAAFAMTRHARMVAHEIRNALVPVREAIDDLFAALQHEGRGRLVDRHGATITGGVDRIFRFMTEMAQVVERAGPPPEPFDVAAAIEDALAALAEELGRVAHFDRPRYLPPVRGRRDRFVLAIVDLLRNAARARDDRPATIRVSAGLDGDGAIVVTVDDDGPGVPPEYRRAIFAPGFSLRPGGTGQGLALVREVARAELGGEAHCEESPLGGARFVLRLPADAGRSAA
- a CDS encoding response regulator yields the protein MGRILIIDDDPSFLQLYRARLGSEGYLVETADEVEKALARLDQGGWDVVLVDQKLDGKAGPDTGLDLVSEVSRRAPLAKTILVTGYATEAAVTRAFQDGAYDYLEKGPIFRVLLLAKLRNALEAVRAHHFGELSSDEAEAAIRDTWAAAESETDPNRKGKLLEDLMVLVFKTIPGFRHASARRRNEDEEIDLVIRNESTDPFWVNERTSYILAECKNWTRPVGATEIRSFLWKLSRKFNRSRLGLFIAPGGFSAPLRSDLHGERRDDYLVLLIGKADLRELVLAPDRNAFMKKLHERAVLELHGEAR
- a CDS encoding STAS domain-containing protein; the encoded protein is MAGEIHSRLGASEPSEENVEARALLRAIGTMQVAIWAMDEDGTCTLSIGNGLVDLGLQPGELVGKNLYELYADQPDFTTLTRRAFAGEQFSFEAPIGPTYWRNNIIPLRDAFGERVVRIFSIAENITERVKAQQRLEEQLALIQSQQQAIVGLSSPVIEVWQGVLVVPLIGAIDQSRASALLERLLTEIVGRQSSAVILDLTGVDTVDAEAAQHLSNVMRSVELVGATGLLSGIRPSVAKTMVDLGVDMQSRRTYPTLAEALRSLFGARKR
- a CDS encoding FAD-binding protein translates to MVIVGAGGAALAAAVAAVHEGRSVLLLEAGSQPGGTASISGGAFWIPNNSLMRAQGLTDPRDDALKLMARLSYPSLYDPAATWLGLPKREYDLLTAFYDNGSDVIDELTQLGALYPYIYPGFGFSPSPISDPDYHAGLPENVSPYGRVLGNAPPGLVGWPGFLLTQSMIDWLDARNVPIRTGHRVVDVLQKQNGEVVGVDIDHNGARKRAKARRAVVFATGGFAHARGKMLGLQRGPLFGTGSVPTGKGDFLDIASKLGAAIGNLSNGFYFQLSVEEAAAQDGHVTNLGAIAFSVYGDSTILVNKYGRRCVNEKLPYHVRAQSHFLTLGTDEPNLVQFMIWDEAVAQEPTPWPWRGVVPAPGSLPPFVIKANTRAELAAAIEARLDALRGQRFAASAVVPTATLDPSFVTNLEDTITRFNAFAQAGVDLDFQRGATSFENAWQGPSRSVTGNRTMHPISTTGPYYAVILGAGTLDTCGGPITGTNGRVLRPDGSAIPGLFGAGNCIASPAGRGYWGAGGTLGPALVFGFLAGRNAAREPIHPL
- a CDS encoding ferritin-like domain-containing protein gives rise to the protein MARSNHVGKILRHVLALSIAPAAVACGIDTSGFEPLVCGPADGTRYLSDLRPSEELDYMELVDIGEGGIGERRPIDSFGEKCGSATDAAACEAAIDAASSMQGFRLGDCVDFCPRHVLVTNAADAVDVLDTKEAVLALIRPIDSEGEAVLAASLAGYRIPCNDSDEGGVRAASSGFEVLGTKYTAVCDPIERTLYRLAVDADGNVTEVESAVIESEAGACIGRRPAGLARRKARGSTRVGAYLASVAHLEAASVDAFGALAAELSHHGAPRALVERAEIARRDEVRHARVMRRLASRHGGRFRAPSVAKQASRSLEAIALDNAVEGCVRETFGALVGMWQARAAKDPAVRRAMRRIALDEARHASLAWAIDEWIRPRLDAAARARIEAARLATLDAVAAEARAGNAPELVTTLGLPDGAAGERLARHFKDAVLALSA
- a CDS encoding amidohydrolase family protein, with translation MQRIARTLGAAIVAGGCASLPAAAQHDIGGRMDFLPAAREVNRVAEPPAGKTVVIAGATLFDGRGAPPVRDAVVVVRGGRILAVGPRDSVEIPAGAEIVDAAGQSVLPGLVDAHFHLDGDIPLPALFLRRGVTSLRDPGAWIEGYDPVRASAAPIPRLFLTGPHLDAPPPAHPSEALLVLDPAEARVAVHRLADRGASAIKIYYRLPLGTIRAVNEAAHERGLITMAHLEIVDAADAVRAGTDGIEHVTSFGTAIAAPREAEAFRQAVLADNAARGPGRYALWSDVDLDSPRVKAVLDLLASEGTFFTPTLAVYERRPGDPGTSEVEARAFSKMLAFVGRARGAGVRIAVGSHSAVPHAERGDAYFREMELLHEAGLPRGEVIAAATLETARFLRIQDRLGSLEPGKIADLILVGGDPGEGLSALRDVRRVMLNGVWVAPR
- a CDS encoding Type 1 glutamine amidotransferase-like domain-containing protein, whose amino-acid sequence is MRGAILFNGNAESDEWLVRAAAPFLATSRHKDPAVAAARRTLLVTAGWAEHEYDEGHVKRALNAAGFPSAFEHGFDRAHENLSLLNELDGVLAEAPELAEAFRELRRAEATARRFYLEHNAHTIDLFRRTLREAKAEAPDTDLQSLLADMTHPTGPRALARHALARELRRAFHTLESNDDHLFELFGDIERRAFDAAGALYHPAFRAAKERLEARILSASNIFLFGGRLDLLLGALRFFRLRDVFVEALRRGAQIVAVSAGAMVLCERVIVYDDFAETPRDFQLYDRGLGIVQDLQVFPHCMERIQTDDIDNLAYLARRFRHHACVGLNQRSLLLLDLAPRRAVSVGVGDGVYVFGPDGRKRCRRAGEEVPIS
- a CDS encoding alpha/beta fold hydrolase, with the protein product MNGTDVGKSRVFALLGHWFTVAPVARHTLAPRRVSASVPFRWTVPDAKYGEVRLSGRLHHAPSETLLVVVHGLGGDVRSHYVLTAASAAEAAGLASLRLNLRGSDRTGEDIYHAAITQDLHAALASAELARYARVLLLGYSLGGHIVLRAATEKGLDARVRAVAAVCPPLDLSVGARAIDEPGRLVYRRHVLAAIKEIYAEVAARKPVPLPIAEARRIATIRDWDEHIVAPRFGFRGADHYYGESSVAPRLTGIEVPSLVVAAEHDPMVPADTLRPVLSGARPPLEVRWIDRGGHVGFPARVDLGFPGPGGLEDQVVAWLLGRAGG